From the genome of Halomonas sp. 1513, one region includes:
- a CDS encoding molybdopterin-synthase adenylyltransferase MoeB: MNDEALLRYSRQIMLEPIEIAGQERLLASHALVIGAGGLGSPVALYLAAAGVGRLTLADADVVELSNLQRQIAHGMHDLGRNKAQSAAESAQALNPGCRIEVLTEHLDGEALARAVAECDLVIDCTDRFSSRYAINRASLAAGRPLISGAAIRFSGQLAVFDPRDPMSPCYACLYPPGDAGEADDALRCAENGVVAPLVGVIGTFQALEAVKLLSGAGDVHRGLSTFDGLRGEWRHFKVPRDPGCAACAVR, translated from the coding sequence GCTGGCCAGTCACGCCCTGGTGATCGGCGCCGGTGGCCTGGGGTCGCCGGTGGCGCTCTACCTGGCTGCCGCCGGCGTTGGCCGCTTGACCCTGGCCGACGCGGATGTGGTGGAACTCTCCAACCTGCAGCGCCAGATCGCTCACGGCATGCATGACCTGGGCCGCAACAAGGCCCAGTCCGCCGCTGAGTCTGCCCAGGCGCTGAACCCCGGCTGCCGTATCGAGGTGCTCACCGAGCATCTCGACGGCGAGGCGCTGGCGCGGGCGGTGGCCGAGTGTGATCTGGTGATCGACTGTACCGACCGCTTCTCCAGCCGCTACGCCATCAACCGCGCCTCGCTGGCGGCGGGTAGGCCGCTGATTTCCGGGGCGGCGATCCGCTTCTCCGGTCAGTTGGCGGTGTTCGACCCGCGCGATCCCATGAGCCCCTGCTACGCCTGCCTGTACCCGCCCGGAGACGCAGGCGAGGCCGATGACGCGCTGCGCTGTGCCGAAAACGGCGTCGTGGCACCGCTGGTCGGCGTGATCGGCACCTTCCAGGCCCTCGAGGCGGTCAAGCTGCTGAGCGGCGCCGGCGACGTGCATCGGGGACTCTCCACCTTCGACGGTCTGCGCGGCGAGTGGCGCCACTTCAAGGTGCCCCGCGATCCCGGCTGTGCGGCCTGTGCGGTGCGCTGA